One genomic segment of Strix aluco isolate bStrAlu1 chromosome 9, bStrAlu1.hap1, whole genome shotgun sequence includes these proteins:
- the LOC141926888 gene encoding P2Y purinoceptor 6-like, with protein MEGLKETENGTTGKALCPLVENYKYILLPLTYSSVFVLGLLLNGAMLWLSCCRARDWTCTTIYLVNLAVADLLYLFSLPLLIINYILQDTWPFGELLCKLVRFLFYANLYGSVLLLTCISVHRFLGVCYPIRSLPFRTRGRAAAGAATSWVLVFLQLLPTSSYARTGLINNHTVCYDMTSPENLSSYFPYGMALTTSGFLFPFLIILVCYSLMIRSLTRCTGDTNPTSSAARAKSIRTILLVCGLFAVCLLPFHITRSIYLFVRVYRVADCQLLQRWSLLYKIWRPLVSLNSCINPLLYFLSGQTNRARLALELRLPKAGPLARPAMNTEGTHAPARLAPY; from the coding sequence ATGGAGGGGCTGAAGGAAACGGAGAACGGCACCACCGGCAAGGCTCTGTGCCCTCTCGTGGAAAACTATAAATATATCTTGTTACCCCTTACTTACAGCTCCGTCTtcgtgctggggctgctcctcaaCGGAGCCATgctgtggctcagctgctgccGTGCCAGGGACTGGACCTGCACCACCATCTACCTGGTGAACCTGGCTGTGGCGGACCTGCTCTACCTCTTCTCTTTGCCCTTACTCATCATCAACTACATCCTGCAGGACACGTGGCCTTTCGGGGAGCTGCTCTGCAAACTGGTACGTTTCTTGTTTTACGCCAATCTGTACGGCAGCGTCCTGCTGCTGACTTGCATCAGCGTCCATCGCTTTCTTGGTGTTTGCTACCCCATCCGTTCCCTCCCCTTCCGGACTCGGGGCCGAGCTGCCGCCGGCGCCGCTACCTCCTGGGTACTGGtgttcctgcagctcctgcccaccTCCAGCTACGCTCGCACTGGCCTCATCAATAACCACACCGTCTGCTACGACATGACGAGCCCTGAAAACCTCAGCAGCTACTTCCCCTACGGCATGGCTCTAACCACATCTggcttcctctttcctttcctcatcATTTTAGTCTGCTATTCTCTGATGATCAGAAGTCTCACCCGGTGCACCGGGGACACCAACCCCACCAGTAGCGCTGCCCGAGCCAAGTCGATCCGAACCATTCTCCTCGTCTGTGGGCTTTTTGCTGTCTGTTTACTGCCATTTCACATCACCCGCAGCATTTACCTCTTCGTTCGTGTGTACCGGGTAGCTGACTGCCAACTCCTACAGCGCTGGAGTTTGCTTTACAAGATCTGGAGGCCACTGGTGAGCCTCAACAGCTGCATCAACCCCCTCCTCTACTTTCTTTCTGGTCAAACTAACAGAGCCAGGCTTGCTTTGGAGCTGAGACTGCCCAAGGCAGGTCCTCTTGCCAGGCCTGCCATGAACACAGAGGGGACACACGCCCCAGCAAGACTTGCCCCTTACTGA
- the MFSD1 gene encoding lysosomal dipeptide transporter MFSD1 isoform X1 yields MAEEERALLGPAGGDDDGGGGGGSLGSPRALPAVCDPRRLPHRLLVLTLMCFLGFGSCFCYDNPAALQTQVQRDMKVNTAQFMALYAWYSWPNVVLCFFGGFLIDRVFGIRLGTVIFSIFVCVGQVIFALGALLNTFWLMDMGRFIFGIGGESLAVAQNTYAVSWFKGKELNLVFGLQLSMARIGSTVNMNIMGWIYSRVRDLLGYTGPSTLGLTLMIGGLTCLFSLACALILAYLDKRAEKLLCKEQGKTGEVIKLTDVKDFSLSLWLIFVICVCYYAAVFPFIGLGKVFFIEKFKFSSQEASAINSIVYIISVPMSPVFGLLVDKLGKNIIWVLCAVVTTLASHVMLAFTFWNPWIAMCLLGVAYSLLACALWPMVAFVVPEHQLGTAYGFMQSIQNLGLAIIAIAAGMILDTRGYLFLEVFFSACVCLSLIAVVMLYFVNHLTGGDLNWSAKKREKLQKVAATAAEEQERLRRQNEDDLAKLRPKADDFSLRNKYLSKLGAQLPDNYSSYLSTMVHRSMLK; encoded by the exons ATGGCGGAGGAGGAGCGGGCGCTGCTGGGCCCCGCTGGTGGCGATgatgatggcggcggcggcggcggttcTCTGGGGTCCCCCCGCGCCCTGCCCGCCGTCTGCGATCCGCGGCGCCTGCCGCACCGCCTCCTTGTCCTCACGCTCATGTGCTTCCTGGGCTTCG GCAGCTGCTTCTGCTACGACAACCCGGCGGCTCTCCAAACGCAGGTGCAGCGG GACATGAAGGTGAACACAGCTCAGTTCATGGCACTCTACGCCTGGTATTCCTGGCCCAATGTGGTTCTTTGCTTCTTTGGAGGTTTTCTGATAGACAGAGTTTTTGGAATACG GTTGGGCACTGTAATATTTAGTATCTTTGTTTGTGTCGGGCAG GTAATTTTTGCTTTGGGAGCACTACTTAATACTTTCTGGCTGATGGACATGGGCAGATTCATATTTGG AATAGGTGGCGAGTCCTTAGCGGTGGCACAAAACACGTATGCAGTCAGTTGGTTTAAAGGCAAGGAGTTAAATCTTGTGTTTGGATTACAACTAAGCATGGCCAGAATT GGGAGCACAGTGAACATGAATATCATGGGATGGATATACTCTAGAGTTCGAGATCTTCTGGGGTATACTGGTCCCAGTACTCTTGGGTTAACTCTTATGATAG GTGGCCTAACATGTCTCTTTTCACTGGCCTGTGCGTTAATCCTGGCTTATCTGGACAAGAGAGCAGAGAAGCTCCTTTGTAAAGAGCAAGGAAAAACAG GTGAAGTGATTAAGCTAACTGACGTGAAGGACTTCTCTTTGTCCTTGTGGCTCATATTTGTAATCTGTGTCTGTTACTATGCAGCAGTTTTTCCCTTCATTGGACTTGGAAA gGTATTCTTCATTGAGAAATTCAAGTTCTCATCTCAAGAAGCCAGTGCAATTAACAG TATTGTGTATATCATATCAGTACCCATGTCCCCAGTCTTTGGACTCCTGGTGGATAAACTTGGAAAGAATATCATCTGGGTTTTATGTGCTGTAGTAACTACACTTGCTTCTCACGTTATGTTGGCTTTTACCTTCTGGAACCCCTGGATAGCAATG TGTTTGCTAGGAGTGGCTTACTCTTTGCTTGCCTGTGCCCTGTGGCCCATGGTGGCCTTTGTTGTTCCAGAACACCAGCTGGGAACTGCTTATGGCTT TATGCAGTCTATCCAGAATCTCGGTCTGGCAATTATTGCTATAGCAGCTGGGATGATTCTGGACACAAGAGGATACTTGTTTCTTGAAGTCTTCTTCAGTGCTTGTGTCTGCT tgtcactAATAGCTGTAGTCATGCTGTATTTTGTGAATCATCTCACCG GTGGTGATCTCAACTGGTCtgcaaagaaaagggaaaaactgCAAAAAGTAGCTGCAACTGC agcgGAAGAACAAGAGAGACTCAGACGTCAAAATGAAGATGACTTGGCTAAATTACGGCCAAAAGCTGATGACTTTAGTTTAAGGAATAAATACCTCTCCAAACTAGGAGCTCAG ctaCCAGATAATTACTCTTCCTATTTATCGACAATGGTACACAGAAGCATGTTGAAATAG
- the MFSD1 gene encoding lysosomal dipeptide transporter MFSD1 isoform X2 has protein sequence MAEEERALLGPAGGDDDGGGGGGSLGSPRALPAVCDPRRLPHRLLVLTLMCFLGFGSCFCYDNPAALQTQVQRDMKVNTAQFMALYAWYSWPNVVLCFFGGFLIDRVFGIRLGTVIFSIFVCVGQVIFALGALLNTFWLMDMGRFIFGIGGESLAVAQNTYAVSWFKGKELNLVFGLQLSMARIGSTVNMNIMGWIYSRVRDLLGYTGPSTLGLTLMIGGLTCLFSLACALILAYLDKRAEKLLCKEQGKTGEVIKLTDVKDFSLSLWLIFVICVCYYAAVFPFIGLGKVFFIEKFKFSSQEASAINSIVYIISVPMSPVFGLLVDKLGKNIIWVLCAVVTTLASHVMLAFTFWNPWIAMCLLGVAYSLLACALWPMVAFVVPEHQLGTAYGFMQSIQNLGLAIIAIAAGMILDTRGYLFLEVFFSACVCLSLIAVVMLYFVNHLTGGDLNWSAKKREKLQKVAATAKEI, from the exons ATGGCGGAGGAGGAGCGGGCGCTGCTGGGCCCCGCTGGTGGCGATgatgatggcggcggcggcggcggttcTCTGGGGTCCCCCCGCGCCCTGCCCGCCGTCTGCGATCCGCGGCGCCTGCCGCACCGCCTCCTTGTCCTCACGCTCATGTGCTTCCTGGGCTTCG GCAGCTGCTTCTGCTACGACAACCCGGCGGCTCTCCAAACGCAGGTGCAGCGG GACATGAAGGTGAACACAGCTCAGTTCATGGCACTCTACGCCTGGTATTCCTGGCCCAATGTGGTTCTTTGCTTCTTTGGAGGTTTTCTGATAGACAGAGTTTTTGGAATACG GTTGGGCACTGTAATATTTAGTATCTTTGTTTGTGTCGGGCAG GTAATTTTTGCTTTGGGAGCACTACTTAATACTTTCTGGCTGATGGACATGGGCAGATTCATATTTGG AATAGGTGGCGAGTCCTTAGCGGTGGCACAAAACACGTATGCAGTCAGTTGGTTTAAAGGCAAGGAGTTAAATCTTGTGTTTGGATTACAACTAAGCATGGCCAGAATT GGGAGCACAGTGAACATGAATATCATGGGATGGATATACTCTAGAGTTCGAGATCTTCTGGGGTATACTGGTCCCAGTACTCTTGGGTTAACTCTTATGATAG GTGGCCTAACATGTCTCTTTTCACTGGCCTGTGCGTTAATCCTGGCTTATCTGGACAAGAGAGCAGAGAAGCTCCTTTGTAAAGAGCAAGGAAAAACAG GTGAAGTGATTAAGCTAACTGACGTGAAGGACTTCTCTTTGTCCTTGTGGCTCATATTTGTAATCTGTGTCTGTTACTATGCAGCAGTTTTTCCCTTCATTGGACTTGGAAA gGTATTCTTCATTGAGAAATTCAAGTTCTCATCTCAAGAAGCCAGTGCAATTAACAG TATTGTGTATATCATATCAGTACCCATGTCCCCAGTCTTTGGACTCCTGGTGGATAAACTTGGAAAGAATATCATCTGGGTTTTATGTGCTGTAGTAACTACACTTGCTTCTCACGTTATGTTGGCTTTTACCTTCTGGAACCCCTGGATAGCAATG TGTTTGCTAGGAGTGGCTTACTCTTTGCTTGCCTGTGCCCTGTGGCCCATGGTGGCCTTTGTTGTTCCAGAACACCAGCTGGGAACTGCTTATGGCTT TATGCAGTCTATCCAGAATCTCGGTCTGGCAATTATTGCTATAGCAGCTGGGATGATTCTGGACACAAGAGGATACTTGTTTCTTGAAGTCTTCTTCAGTGCTTGTGTCTGCT tgtcactAATAGCTGTAGTCATGCTGTATTTTGTGAATCATCTCACCG GTGGTGATCTCAACTGGTCtgcaaagaaaagggaaaaactgCAAAAAGTAGCTGCAACTGC aaaagaaatttga